The following proteins are co-located in the Acidimicrobiales bacterium genome:
- a CDS encoding thiolase family protein codes for MTTAVIVDAVRTAGGKRNGKLSGWHPVDLAAETLKALAERNNLDPELVDDVIMGCVMQVGNQGLNIGRNAVLAAGWPESVPSTTVDRQCGSSQQAAHFAAQGVIAGAYDIVVAAGVEVMSTTPMGASVTPGSFPMGPAMIARYAPIGGMVGQGVGAEMIADEWDLSREDLDAFGLKSQENAARATSEGRFDNEIIPVKAMPRDKETGNIIESDEIVKADEGIRDSSMETLAKLKPAFKPDGKITAGNSSQITDGASAALIMSEEKAKQLGLTPRARFHTFALAGVDPVTMLKGPIPSTQKALDKSGLGIDDIDLFEINEAFASVVLAWQKELKANPDKVNVNGGAIALGHPLGCSGTKLMATLLNELERTGGRYGLQSMCEGGGMANATIIERLG; via the coding sequence ATGACCACCGCGGTGATCGTCGACGCCGTCCGCACAGCGGGCGGCAAGCGCAACGGAAAGCTCTCCGGGTGGCACCCGGTCGACCTGGCTGCCGAAACGCTCAAGGCGCTGGCTGAACGCAACAACCTCGACCCCGAGCTGGTCGACGACGTGATCATGGGCTGCGTGATGCAGGTCGGCAACCAGGGCCTCAACATCGGCCGCAACGCCGTGCTGGCCGCAGGCTGGCCCGAGTCGGTGCCGTCGACCACCGTCGACCGCCAGTGCGGTTCGTCGCAGCAGGCCGCCCACTTCGCCGCCCAGGGCGTCATCGCCGGCGCCTACGACATCGTGGTGGCCGCCGGTGTCGAGGTCATGTCGACCACGCCGATGGGCGCGTCGGTCACGCCCGGTAGCTTCCCGATGGGCCCTGCGATGATCGCCCGCTACGCACCGATCGGCGGCATGGTCGGCCAGGGCGTCGGTGCCGAGATGATCGCGGACGAGTGGGACCTGTCGCGCGAGGACCTCGACGCGTTCGGCCTCAAGTCGCAGGAGAACGCGGCCCGCGCCACCTCCGAAGGTCGCTTCGACAACGAGATCATCCCGGTCAAGGCGATGCCTCGCGACAAGGAGACCGGCAACATCATCGAGAGCGACGAGATCGTGAAGGCCGACGAAGGCATCCGCGACTCGTCGATGGAGACCCTCGCCAAGCTGAAGCCGGCGTTCAAGCCCGACGGCAAGATCACCGCGGGCAACTCGTCGCAGATCACCGATGGCGCATCGGCCGCGCTGATCATGAGCGAGGAGAAGGCCAAGCAGCTCGGCCTCACGCCACGGGCGCGCTTCCACACGTTCGCCCTCGCCGGCGTCGACCCGGTCACCATGCTCAAGGGCCCGATCCCGTCGACGCAGAAGGCCCTCGACAAGAGCGGGCTCGGCATCGACGACATCGACCTGTTCGAGATCAACGAGGCGTTCGCCTCGGTGGTGCTGGCCTGGCAAAAGGAGCTCAAGGCCAACCCCGACAAAGTGAACGTGAACGGTGGCGCCATCGCCCTCGGGCACCCGCTCGGCTGCTCGGGCACCAAGCTGATGGCCACGTTGCTCAACGAGCTCGAGCGCACCGGCGGCCGCTACGGCCTCCAGTCGATGTGCGAGGGCGGCGGCATGGCCAACGCCACGATCATCGAGCGCCTCGGCTGA
- the lgt gene encoding prolipoprotein diacylglyceryl transferase, whose product MLPSMPPLLAHSPPGSSLLASIPSPSSNALHLGKLQLHYYGLCIALGVLAAVWLGRRRWAALGHRGDELVDLAFWAVPGGLIGARVYSVITDFNRLYADHPGDIIKIWKGGLGIPGGVIGGVAVGVWYARRHDMHLPSLFDVVAPCLPLAQAVGRFGNWFNQELYGRHTSLPWGLEIDVAHRSPSSVLPYSTFHPTFLYEALWNLTLVGLIVTFDRWRGREPGWVLGALYGFLALGVGADVWLVVQRQQPQAAGTQVVLLVVGALVGGALLWRLLRFDRRGPRRIGDLFALYLAGYFLGRLWVESLRIDTANTILGLRVNEWTSLVVIAAALGFLAARRRSPAVAPAADATRDGPGGDGDEDEKRDDATPADRGSEGQGSRQVASGGDPAPHS is encoded by the coding sequence GTGCTCCCGTCCATGCCGCCGTTGCTGGCGCACTCGCCACCGGGGTCGTCGCTGCTCGCCTCGATCCCGAGCCCGAGCAGCAACGCACTGCACCTCGGCAAGCTGCAGCTCCACTACTACGGGCTGTGCATCGCGCTCGGTGTGCTGGCCGCGGTCTGGTTGGGTCGGCGGCGCTGGGCGGCGCTCGGTCACCGCGGCGACGAGCTGGTCGACCTTGCGTTCTGGGCGGTGCCGGGTGGCCTGATCGGCGCCCGCGTCTACAGCGTCATCACCGACTTCAACCGGCTCTACGCCGACCACCCCGGCGACATCATCAAGATCTGGAAGGGCGGCCTCGGGATCCCCGGCGGGGTGATCGGTGGGGTGGCCGTGGGGGTGTGGTACGCCCGCCGCCACGACATGCATCTGCCGTCGCTGTTCGATGTGGTCGCGCCGTGCCTGCCGCTCGCCCAGGCCGTCGGCCGGTTCGGCAACTGGTTCAACCAAGAGCTGTACGGCCGGCACACGTCGCTCCCCTGGGGGCTCGAGATCGACGTCGCACACCGCTCGCCCTCGTCGGTCCTGCCGTACTCCACGTTCCACCCCACGTTCTTGTACGAAGCGCTGTGGAACCTCACGTTGGTCGGCCTCATCGTCACCTTCGACCGCTGGCGCGGGCGTGAGCCGGGCTGGGTCCTGGGCGCGCTCTACGGCTTTCTCGCCCTCGGCGTCGGCGCCGACGTGTGGCTGGTCGTCCAGCGCCAGCAGCCGCAGGCGGCCGGCACGCAGGTGGTGCTGCTGGTGGTCGGCGCCCTCGTCGGCGGCGCGCTGCTGTGGCGGCTGTTGCGGTTCGACCGGCGTGGGCCGCGGCGGATCGGCGACCTGTTCGCCCTGTACCTCGCCGGCTACTTCCTCGGTCGCCTGTGGGTCGAGTCGCTGCGCATCGACACGGCGAACACCATCCTCGGCTTGCGGGTCAACGAGTGGACGAGCCTGGTCGTGATCGCCGCTGCGCTCGGCTTCCTCGCGGCTCGGCGGCGCAGCCCCGCGGTCGCCCCGGCCGCCGACGCGACCAGGGACGGGCCCGGGGGCGACGGCGACGAAGACGAGAAGCGCGACGACGCCACCCCCGCTGACCGGGGATCGGAAGGCCAAGGCTCACGCCAGGTTGCGTCCGGCGGTGACCCCGCACCACACTCTTGA